Part of the Candidatus Zixiibacteriota bacterium genome, CTCGGAAAGCCGCAGGAAGAACGAGGCCACTCCCTGCGCGCTGGTGAAGAATACCCAGTCGATGTCCTTGATATCGAGACCGCGCGGCCACTCGAACGGCAACGGCACGATCTCCATCAGCGGCAACGGCACAATTTCGATGTTGCGTTCCGCCGCCCGCTGGGTCAATTCGGTCAATTGTTTTGCCGGCCGGGTGACGATTACGCGCATGGCGACTCCTGCGTCAGGATCGTGTACGCCCGGTCGATCAGCGCGCGGATTTCCTGCCCGCGCACCTCGGCACGCTTCAGCCCCTGCCAGCGGCCCTCCCGATGTTGCCCTAATACTGCCTTCAAGTGATATTCCCCGTTTCTCCTGTCAGACCACACCCCAAGCGGCAGCGAACAACCGGAATCGAACATCTTCAAAAGTCCGCGCTCAAGCTCTGCCTGAAGCATCTCGTCACTGGATCCAAGTTTCGATACTACCTTCTCCACGCGCGGATCGTGATCGCGAACTTGTATCCCGAGAATGCCCTGCGCCGGCGCCGGCAGAAATACTTGCGGATCCAGCTCGACAACCTCCAAATCCGATAAGTCCAACTGCAGACGCTTCACTCCGGCACAGGCCAGCAGGATCGCGTCGTACTGACCCTCGCGCAGCTTGCGCACACGCGTAGGCACGTTTCCGCGCAGATCAGTAATTTGCAGTTTTGGGTGATGGAAGGCAACCTGACATTTGCGCCGCGCCGAACTTGTCCCAATCACCCCACCGTCCCGCACCGGCAACACCCCCGTCCCGACCCGCGATTCCTTGCGGAGCAGAAGCATCTCGGCACGGTCGGCCCGGTAACCGGCAGCGCCCAATTTGAGCCCCTCCGGCTGGGTGGTCATCAGGTCTTTCAGGGAATGCACGGCCAGATCGATCTCGCGCCGCAGCAGGGCCTCCTCTAACTCCTTGGTAAAGAAGCCCTTCCCTTCCATCTTGTCGAACGAAATATTGTCGATCTTGTCGCCGGCCGTGTGGATGATATTGATCTCGACCGCACAGCCATGTTCACGAATCAAGATATCCTTGATGAAATTTGCCTGATACAGGGCAAGATCGGAGCCGCGGGAGCCAATAATCAGCTTCTCGGTCATATTGCGGTCTTACGCCGCCGCAGTTCCGTCAGGTCGATGTCGCCGGAGAGATTGGCCAGTTTATCGGAGAGCACCTTGGCCGGTTGATAGGCGGAGTTGGCAATCAGTTTGGTGACCAGCCGGTAGATCGCGTCCTTGTCTTCATCCGAAATCGCCGTCACTTTCTTGGCAAACAAGTCGTCGAGCGCGCGCTTCGCCAGTTGCATCGACTCCTGGAAGCTGTCGGTGAAGATCGGTTTGAGGGAAACCTCGATGCGATCGGACATATAGTCATTTACTGCGGCACGGACGATTTCGTTGGCCTTGCCGGTCTCAATAAATTTCTGCCGCAGATTGACCGTGCAGGCCGACCGCAGATACGCGATATCAATCAGCTTGACCTTGGGGCTGTCGTTGAAGCATGCACCGAAGTCCTTTGGGATCGCCAGGTCGATGCAAATCACTGGTGCATCGGACGGCGGTAGAGCGTCGAGGAATCGGGCGTCAAACAACGCACCCGGTGCGGCCGTGGCCGAAACGATGGCATTTATCCGCGGAGGTTCGGCGATGAAGTCGTCGAGGGAGACGGCGCGGCCGCCGAACTGCTCCGCCAGACTCTCGGCCCGTTCCCGGGTGCGATTAACGAATAACAATGAACCGAGCTTGTGATCAAGGATATAGCGCGCCAGCTTGACTGTCATCGTGCCCGCGCCGATTAAGGCGATTGTCGAATCCGCACCGCAACCCTTCGCCAATTCGTCCGCCGCCAGCGACGCCATCGACACCGACCCGGAACCCACCGACGTCTCGCGCTTGACCTTTTTGGCCACCAGCAGCGCTTCCTCGGAAATATCCTTCAGCGCATTCCCCGCCAGTCCGGTCGCGAGCGCCTCCATGTAGGCTTCCTTGTATTGCCCCGCAATCTGCGTCTCGCCAACCACCAGCGATTCGAGAGAGGCGGTTGTGCGGAATAAGTGCGCAACCGCCTCACGTCCCGTGTAGTGATAGAAGTCGTTCGGGAAGAACCCAAACCCTTGTTGATCACGGAAGAAAAAGTCGATCAGTCGATGCAGAAGTTTCGATCCCGAGTATCGCCCCGAAGAAATATAGACGAACTCCACGCGATTGCACGTGGACAGGTAGATCAGTTCATCGAGCGAAAGATAGTCTTTCAACTGGCGCAGCGTTTCGGTGCGGCTGTCGCGGTCGACAGTCAGGCGCTCCAGCAGCTTGAGATTTTGTTGCCAGATTGAGGTGCCGATGATACCGAATTCCATATCGTCCTTATACACACCTAAGACTATCGTCTTTGGTTGTTGTGAAGTTAAAAGAAACTCGACTTCTATTGTCATATAAGTGTCATCATTTGTGAAAAAAATAACAAGACGCCCATCGTCGTGAATTAGCACTTACTCACATGAGCCTTGGGCGCATCAGACACTATTACTCATAATCGAATTATTTCCAACAGATTACAAAATTCAACCGCCCTGTAATCGTCTCAATTCCTAACCGCAATCAGGATTATTAAGCCGATTATCCCGCTCGACATTGATGGATATACGATCCGTTGGGCGGGGCTTGCCCCCGCCCGCGAATCACGATTCTCCATCTGCAGGACGTGACCTGGAACCCCCTCGGTGGATCAGTCGCGTAGGTCAAAACCCGAAACCATGATCCACCGGAATGCGGCAACGCGGTGCATCTTGCCAAAGGTACTCATTCCATTCGAGCATGAGGGTCTTGACGCCGAGTGCCCACATCTTCATCCCCGTCAAATCCCTTTTCAATCCACCACGAATCTTTCAACTGACTCTCCCCGGCATCATCGGACACGTTACGTCATCTTCAGACGGGATCCGATCTACGACCGCTATCGCTGAAAGATGCTGTCGCCCATTTCGAGGAAGAGCACATCGGCAAAGTCCTCAGAGTCTGAGGCGGCAATTTGACCAAAACTGCCGACCTCATCGGTCTCGACCGCAGATACCTCCATCACAAACTTAAGTCACTTGGCCTCGATGGCGAGGCGTACTTGGCCCATTTCGATTCCTATGTCAGGTTACCGATTTCAATTTGGATACCAGCCAGTAGTCCGTCGAGAGTGCACTGCTGCAATACGAAGTGAACATCTGGAACAGCACTTGGAGATCTCCCTTCAAGGTCCCGTTTCAGAAACGCAATCAGTTCATCAGTCGCCTTCTCGTTCAGTATTAGGTGTAGATGCTCGTTCCTATATATCTTGATTCTTTGGAGTGCATCCCAAAGTCCCGGGTAGCGCGTCTTCACGTCCTGCCAATAGTAGTGGTCCTTGCCAATGGACTTGCCATAATTCTCTATCGATTCCACGAAACACTTGTTGCAGACATCCACAAATTGCTTAAAGTCAGCTTCAGACCGCACCACTGTCAACGAGGCGAATTGGTGCGCATTCGGAAAGGAATTTGCGCCAAAAAGGAGTGGCGAACGTGCCCTGTTGATCGCACTCTCGAGCATTCTGATATCATTAAGTACAGACTTCTTTCGTTTCTCAATCCAAGCATCTCGTTCTGGCTCCGGCGCTACTCGCAGCAGACTCCGCCTGCCTTCTTTTCTTGCAAGCTCGAGCCCAACGTAGCGTGAGATCACAGGTATTGCGATTTCGGGTCGATTGAACTTGTTCTTTGCAAGCAAGCCATATTGCTCAAGATGCTTGGTGTATTCTGGATATGCCGCGAGTTCGACAAAGTCGTGGACTTGTCCTGAAGCAAGGAGTTCAAGCATCTCATACTCGTCGTGATAGAATTGTCTTAGTTCCGACACTACATGGCGGCAGTAGAAGGTTAGCTCGGCATCTCGCTGCTGTTCCTCGCTTTCAAGACGAGTCCGAGAGAGCGCCACGGGTCTTGCTTCTTTCCGCAGGGCGATCATGGAGTTCGTCGCACTGCACGCCATTCTAGTCAGCAATGGGTGCCCGCCATACCTGAGATGGATGTACTCGAGAGCTGCCGCGTCAAACTTCATTCCCATTCGCTTGCCCAGCGTGCGTATCATATTCTTTGTCTCTTCCAGATTCAGGCCGGTGAGAAACTGGTAAGAGACGATTCCGAAGAGTGGATTTTGCACGCCTTCTATAGTATCCATTTCCACCACTTTGGGATTCACCCCTGCAATCATAGCAGAAATTGTCCTATGTCTGCTCTGACACGCCCAAAATGTCTGCCAGAAGGCAATGAAATCTCTGTGCCAGTGCTTATCGTCAATCGCGATAGGAGAGATGTACTCAATTTCATCGAATACCAGAAGGACGGGCTTAGTGATCTCCGATGCGAGCCGCATGAACTCGGTGGGGGCATTCACTTCGCTGCACACTGACGGTCGCTGCAAACTGAACTTCTTCGCCAATTCCTCGCAAATCTTCCACAATAGCTCGTGCCATCGAAGTTTGCGAATGGAAGGGAGCTTACAGTCAAAATACTGCACCTCAGCGATTCCAGCCTCCTTCAGCATGCGTTCTAACTTGAACAACAACGAAGTCTTCCCGGTCTTTCTGAGCCCAAAAATACCTCGGTTCTCAGATCTCTTGATCGAGTCAAACAGGTTCACGGCTAGCTCGGATCGACCGAAGAAGTACGTGTCGCGCTCGAGAGGGAGTCGATAATCGAAGAGGTCGCGCCCATACAACAAGTTACTTGTTTTATTTCGGACGAACCAAGGATCTGATGCGTTTGCCCTGACGTCATCAGCGGAAAGTGGTATGATGAGCTTAGACTCCTGATGCATTGAATTGTAGGCATGGAACCAACCCTCAACATCGGGTGCCTCTGATACGAAGAAGTATGTTAACTTCTCAACTCTGCCCCTTGCAGGGTCGTCCGCCAATACAGCTTCTGCCGCCTGTACTGATCGTGCTTCAAGTGTCTTGTATCTTGAATAGACTAGCATGATTTCTTGGTCAAATCCAAAAGTCTCTGACAGGAACGGTTCCGGATTCAGGAAGTACACCGAGAGCTCGGTATTATAGGCTCTTCGTCGTCGACCCCACGTAACGAAGAAATTTGGCAAGAATGCTTTTAGAATCTCTTCTTCTTCTGGGTGATAGTTCAAGTGTTGATCTCGTACCTCTGTACGTATAGTTCCCATGTCAACCCTCCCGAAGTTTGCTGAAAATCGGCGGCGTAGTACTCGCGATTCTCCTTCTAGGTACAGATACTCCTCGTCGCCAAGGCGGCGAATTGCGGGCGTTCCGTCGATGGTCCTTTCGGAGGGCACAATATGCTCTCTGAGTCATTCCTAACGGATTGGCAACGCACAGAGATTCCGCCTTTGAGCGCCTGATGCGAAGCCGATACTAAATCAGCCTGCCGATAGTGGAATGCCCCACTACCCACCTTCGTAACCTGGAGTTTTCTGAGCATCATGTCAACAGTTTCCTTTTGCTCGAGATGTCAAGTTTCATGACCCGCCCGCTTCCGCGCTGGGTCCTAACTCAGCCAACATTTGGATACAGAATAAGTCAACTTCATCGAAATTGCCGTCGCGACACTCATAAGGTAGCCAGCTAAATGCTCCTCTGCTCCCATCGGAAGCCCACCCGCAGCGCAGTGAAGGGTGGGACACTTCGTGGTCATTGCCACGGGTGGAGGAAATCCCCCCACGCGCACCTCTTGATCTCTCCCCGCCGATTCCCTAACTTCGCCTTGATGACTGTTTTCAACCCAAAGGTACGACTATGACCATTCGAAAAATCGCGTTCGTGACGGGGGCGTCATCCGGGATCGGGCAGGCCACCGCGCGCAAATTGGCCGAGGCCGGATATGATCTGCTCCTCTGCGCGCGCCGCCTCGACCGCATCGAAGCGCTCGCCCGGACCCTCAAGACTGAAACCCATTGCTTCAAACTCGACGTCCGCGACCTCGCCGCCGTCGAACGGGCGATCCTGTCTCTGCCGGAACGCTGGCAGGCGATCGACCTGCTTGTCAACAACGCCGGGCTGTCGCGGCAACTGGTAAAACTGCACGAGGCCGACCCCGAGGCGTGGAACGAGATGATCGATACCAACGTCAAGGGGCTGCTCTATGTCACCCGCGCCGTGCTGCCGGGGATGCTCCAGCGCCAGCGCGGGCACATCATCAACATCGGCTCGATCGCCGGCCACGAGGCTTATGGCGGCGGCAGCGTCTATTGCGCCTCCAAATTCGCCGTCGATGCCATCACCAAGAGCCTGCGGATGGAACTGGTCGACACGCCGATTCGCGTCTCGACGGTCGATCCCGGCCTGGTCGAGACCGAGTTCTCGCTCGTGCGCTTTTACGGTGACTCCGAACGCGCCCACAAGGTCTATCAGGGGATGCAGCCGCTGACCGGCGAGGATGTCGCCGACGCGGTGGTGTGGGTGGCCTCGCGTCCGCCGCACGTTCAGATCGCCGAGGTGATTATCTTCCCGACCGCCCAGGCCGGTTCGACGGTAGTGCACCGGAAGTAGTCACAACCGAAAACAGCTGGCGCGTCGACGGACTCTCGTTACGGTTTCCGCCCCAGCACGTAGATCATCCGATTGTTGCGGCCGGTCGGCGTGTCCTGATGCGACCCGAAGCCCTCGATCTCCACGAATCCCACCTGCTCAAACATCGCGCGCAGTTCGTGATATGAATAGAGCCGTAGCTTGGTCTTGTGCACTTTGACCGCACCGTCTTTCTCGAACTGCCAGTTGTCGTTCATGATCGAGTGTGCGTGGTCGAAGGAGCGCCATTGCAGCAGCCGTACCCCCTTCAACTCGAACCAGTCGCGCGATGTGAAATTGATCAGGATCCAGTCGCGGTTGATCAGCGACAGCAGGAATCGCCCTCCCGGGCGCAATGCCTGATAGACTTTCTTCAGCGCCAGCAGATTCTGCGCTTCCTCCTCGAAGTAGCCAAACGAGGTGTACAGATTGGCGGCGGCATCGAACTCGTTGCGGAAGCTGATGCGGCGCATGTCCTGGTGAAACAATCGCACCGCCACACCGGCGCGGCTGGCATTGCGCTCAAATTCTTCCAGATAGGACGGCGTGATATCGACCCCAGTCACCTTGATACCACGCTTAGCCAGAGGTAGCGACATTCGGCCATAACCGCAGGGGCAGTCGAGCAGACTCATCCCCGGCTTCAATCCCAGCTTGCGGCTGACATACCGGATTTCCGCGTTGATTTCCTTGCGGCTGTAATGCCCAAACACCGGGCGGAAGTCAACGAAGAACGTTTCCCACCAATTCGCTTTGTGCGGCATAGAGATTTCCTCCGATGGGGACAAGCTATAGCACGACTGCTTCACGCGCCACTGCAATCTGGACTTACAGGGCGATTTTCATCAATGCAGTCATCGCCGTCAAATCCCTTCTCGACTACTCCAGAGTCATGCGACTTGCATTCCCCCCGCATCATCAGGCATTTTGCGTCATCTCCCAACGGAATTGACCTACGCCACTGAAGGCACCATCTTCCGCCCCGGGCGACCACGAGCGTCGCCCCGACGGATGTCGCAACGCTGTCGTGACAATAAAAACAGGGCTCCGACACATTCCTGATGACAGGAAACCAAGCGTGCCGAAGCCCCGGGAGTGGGGTCTAAGCGGGGGAGTCTGTTAACGGACGCTTAGACCAGAGGGGAAAACGTTACAACCGAAATAACAAGCCAACATTGATCGAATAGAAATCCGACTTGGCGCCGTCGAGCACGGCATCCGGCAACTCCTTGAACTTGCGCTCCAGGAAAACGTAACGCACGTCGCCGTAAATGCGCATGCTCGGCGAGGCCGGCAATTCCACTCCGGCCGCCAGATGCCACCCGAACTCGCTGTCGCTGTTATCGTCGATGCCGGCGGCGTTGTAGGTGTCGTTGTAGTCGAACGTCGCGTTGTACCAG contains:
- a CDS encoding uroporphyrinogen-III synthase — protein: MRVIVTRPAKQLTELTQRAAERNIEIVPLPLMEIVPLPFEWPRGLDIKDIDWVFFTSAQGVASFFLRLSE
- the hemC gene encoding hydroxymethylbilane synthase, with amino-acid sequence MTEKLIIGSRGSDLALYQANFIKDILIREHGCAVEINIIHTAGDKIDNISFDKMEGKGFFTKELEEALLRREIDLAVHSLKDLMTTQPEGLKLGAAGYRADRAEMLLLRKESRVGTGVLPVRDGGVIGTSSARRKCQVAFHHPKLQITDLRGNVPTRVRKLREGQYDAILLACAGVKRLQLDLSDLEVVELDPQVFLPAPAQGILGIQVRDHDPRVEKVVSKLGSSDEMLQAELERGLLKMFDSGCSLPLGVWSDRRNGEYHLKAVLGQHREGRWQGLKRAEVRGQEIRALIDRAYTILTQESPCA
- the hemA gene encoding glutamyl-tRNA reductase; this translates as MYKDDMEFGIIGTSIWQQNLKLLERLTVDRDSRTETLRQLKDYLSLDELIYLSTCNRVEFVYISSGRYSGSKLLHRLIDFFFRDQQGFGFFPNDFYHYTGREAVAHLFRTTASLESLVVGETQIAGQYKEAYMEALATGLAGNALKDISEEALLVAKKVKRETSVGSGSVSMASLAADELAKGCGADSTIALIGAGTMTVKLARYILDHKLGSLLFVNRTRERAESLAEQFGGRAVSLDDFIAEPPRINAIVSATAAPGALFDARFLDALPPSDAPVICIDLAIPKDFGACFNDSPKVKLIDIAYLRSACTVNLRQKFIETGKANEIVRAAVNDYMSDRIEVSLKPIFTDSFQESMQLAKRALDDLFAKKVTAISDEDKDAIYRLVTKLIANSAYQPAKVLSDKLANLSGDIDLTELRRRKTAI
- a CDS encoding SDR family oxidoreductase yields the protein MTIRKIAFVTGASSGIGQATARKLAEAGYDLLLCARRLDRIEALARTLKTETHCFKLDVRDLAAVERAILSLPERWQAIDLLVNNAGLSRQLVKLHEADPEAWNEMIDTNVKGLLYVTRAVLPGMLQRQRGHIINIGSIAGHEAYGGGSVYCASKFAVDAITKSLRMELVDTPIRVSTVDPGLVETEFSLVRFYGDSERAHKVYQGMQPLTGEDVADAVVWVASRPPHVQIAEVIIFPTAQAGSTVVHRK
- a CDS encoding class I SAM-dependent methyltransferase codes for the protein MPHKANWWETFFVDFRPVFGHYSRKEINAEIRYVSRKLGLKPGMSLLDCPCGYGRMSLPLAKRGIKVTGVDITPSYLEEFERNASRAGVAVRLFHQDMRRISFRNEFDAAANLYTSFGYFEEEAQNLLALKKVYQALRPGGRFLLSLINRDWILINFTSRDWFELKGVRLLQWRSFDHAHSIMNDNWQFEKDGAVKVHKTKLRLYSYHELRAMFEQVGFVEIEGFGSHQDTPTGRNNRMIYVLGRKP